AAATTCGAAAAGATAGCCGCCGAAGACAAGATCATCGTATTGCCCCATTGCCTCAGGTCCGCCCATTGTGAGGCTAGCCTGAAGGAGACCGGTGTTCAATGTACCTGTTGCGGCAAATGTGCAATTGGAATAATCAAGGAGAAGGCTGAACCTATGGGCTATAGGATATTCATTGTGCCAGGTTCCAGTTTCGTAAAGAAGATAGTTCAGCAAAACAAGTTCAAGTCTGTTGTCGGTGTGGCTTGTCATGTGGACTTGAATCAGACAATGATGGCCTTGTCAGATTTCGCTCCACAGGGAGTCCTTCTGTCCACATCCGGCTGTTTTGAAACCAAAGTGGACGTATCCAAGGTTCTTGAAACAATCGGATATTATGAATATAAGAAGCAACAGAAAATAATTGAAGACAGCAAATCAATCAGTATTGAAATCACTGAATAGTTGAAGATATTTTATAGATGAGGTGTAATCATGTCTGAAAATGAAATAAATCCATTTTTCACCATTAGGAAAGTTAGAGAGGGTGATGAATTAAAGATGGATCAGAAATACATAAAGATTAGAATGAACTCCAATAAGGTCATGGCTATCCATTACAAGGCTCCTATGGAAAGAACAATAGAGTTGGAAATGTTCTTTGATAAGTTCAATCCCATTGACAGAATCAACTATGATATAGGGGGAACCGGTTGGGCCGGCGCAAACTTCAGAGGCCTTATCGATGGAAAGGATGATTCATTGCCAATAGATTACGATTACAAGATTCTAATGTTGGAGGAATATAAATGTCCTACAAAAGTAGAGCTAAAAAATATGAAAAGAAGTTCCAAGTTCAGGCCTAATTTCACTTTGGCCGATTCCTGATCTTTAAATTCTAATCAAATAATTTTTTTAATTTTAAATTCTAATCAAAAAAATTTTTAATCTTAAATTTTAATCATGAATATTCTAAAATATGGAGGAAAACTATGAACAATAAGAGAATGGCTGTTCTTGCAATAGCTGCCATAGCAATAATCATTGCTTCATTAAGTGCTGTTTCAGCATTTGAAGTGTTTGGCATTGATATTTTAGGGGGCCCTACAACAGATTTCGACAATAATTTCATGTCCGGAACATTTTCTGGGGATGTAAGTCAAAATAAGATTAATGAAACAGGCAT
The nucleotide sequence above comes from Methanobrevibacter sp.. Encoded proteins:
- a CDS encoding DUF116 domain-containing protein; its protein translation is MLLHEQAFQLIGEGVVLLVFLIVVILIVGLILGVILVRRNRLLFPSLIIFIVNVFYSPFKSFANLFGLDDSFVDNIGIEVRNKVNKAKFEKIAAEDKIIVLPHCLRSAHCEASLKETGVQCTCCGKCAIGIIKEKAEPMGYRIFIVPGSSFVKKIVQQNKFKSVVGVACHVDLNQTMMALSDFAPQGVLLSTSGCFETKVDVSKVLETIGYYEYKKQQKIIEDSKSISIEITE